In Sphingobacteriaceae bacterium, the following proteins share a genomic window:
- a CDS encoding B12-binding domain-containing radical SAM protein, translated as MILLTHGYFLEDDLKEQAIMRPYVPLGILYISAYLESKGISHNLHDSTFSSFEKFKDYLLKNKPGLIGIYTNLMTKLTVVKMMDFIKANPDLQHCKIILGGPEIRYNAQNYLDAGADMLAVGEGEQTFFELCDFFLKTGELPFDTDGTAYLKQGVTIFNSERTLIKDINVLPMPARKKIDLSLYGKAWKEHHGYSMYSVSTMRGCPYTCKWCSRAVYGGTYRRRSPKLVVDELESLKQDYDPDRIWFVDDVFTINHKWLREFKEELLNRGISIPYEIITRADRMNEEVIQILKETGCFRVWIGAESGSQSVIDAMDRRVEVGMVREMIIKAKAAGIEAGTFIMLGYPGERRADIKETINHLRLSDPSFYTITVAYPITGTPLYNEVSGSLNSEGSWKERTDRDYDFKRKHSRKFYEHAVTWVYNEVNYNKTESVLSKLKFKSRSFLAQAMMMIS; from the coding sequence ATGATACTTTTAACACACGGATATTTTCTTGAAGATGATTTAAAAGAACAGGCGATCATGCGTCCTTATGTCCCGCTTGGAATTCTCTATATATCTGCTTATCTTGAATCTAAAGGAATTTCACACAATCTTCATGATTCCACTTTTTCTTCGTTTGAAAAATTCAAAGACTATCTTCTCAAAAATAAACCCGGTCTCATAGGAATCTACACCAATTTAATGACAAAGCTCACGGTGGTAAAGATGATGGACTTTATAAAAGCTAATCCTGATCTTCAGCATTGCAAAATTATTTTAGGCGGGCCTGAAATACGATACAACGCTCAAAACTATTTAGACGCAGGTGCTGATATGCTTGCAGTTGGAGAAGGCGAACAAACATTCTTTGAACTCTGCGATTTTTTTCTGAAAACTGGCGAGTTGCCTTTCGATACCGATGGTACAGCCTACTTAAAACAGGGAGTAACAATTTTCAATTCTGAACGCACTCTTATCAAAGATATAAATGTTCTACCAATGCCTGCACGCAAAAAAATAGACCTTTCTCTTTATGGGAAAGCGTGGAAAGAGCATCATGGGTACAGCATGTATTCTGTTAGTACCATGCGTGGTTGTCCATATACCTGCAAATGGTGCAGCCGTGCTGTTTATGGAGGAACTTACCGCAGGCGGAGCCCTAAACTTGTGGTGGATGAATTAGAATCTTTAAAACAAGATTATGATCCGGACAGGATCTGGTTTGTGGATGATGTATTTACCATTAATCATAAATGGTTAAGAGAATTTAAAGAAGAGCTGCTCAATAGGGGTATAAGTATTCCCTACGAGATTATTACCCGGGCTGACCGAATGAATGAAGAAGTCATTCAGATCCTGAAAGAAACAGGTTGCTTTCGGGTTTGGATAGGCGCAGAAAGCGGTTCTCAGAGTGTGATTGATGCCATGGACAGGCGTGTGGAGGTTGGTATGGTTCGCGAGATGATTATAAAGGCAAAAGCAGCAGGGATAGAAGCAGGTACTTTTATTATGCTTGGTTATCCCGGTGAAAGACGCGCTGATATAAAAGAGACTATTAATCATTTGCGGCTTTCAGATCCGAGTTTTTATACAATTACTGTTGCTTACCCAATTACTGGAACTCCTTTATACAATGAAGTGAGCGGATCTTTGAATTCGGAAGGTTCCTGGAAAGAGAGAACAGACAGGGATTATGATTTTAAGCGGAAACATTCCCGTAAATTTTACGAACACGCTGTTACCTGGGTCTATAATGAAGTAAATTATAACAAAACAGAAAGTGTGTTAAGTAAATTGAAGTTTAAATCAAGATCGTTTTTGGCCCAGGCTATGATGATGATTAGTTAA
- a CDS encoding ferredoxin, translating into MMTDIKINIQNPDNSITTLEAPTDMGLSLMEFLKGNDYDILATCGGMALCATCHVEVVSGFDNLSEISDDEYAMLDTLPNITPTSRLACQLRLNDSLNEVTVKIMGDGI; encoded by the coding sequence ATTATGACCGACATAAAAATCAATATACAAAATCCTGATAACTCCATTACCACCCTGGAAGCTCCCACAGATATGGGATTAAGCCTTATGGAATTTTTAAAAGGAAACGATTATGACATCCTTGCTACCTGCGGGGGAATGGCATTGTGCGCCACCTGTCACGTAGAAGTAGTTTCAGGATTTGATAATCTGTCTGAAATTTCCGACGACGAATACGCGATGCTTGATACCCTTCCCAATATTACTCCTACTTCACGCCTTGCCTGTCAGTTGCGTTTAAACGATAGTTTGAATGAAGTGACAGTAAAAATAATGGGCGACGGGATTTAA
- the mce gene encoding methylmalonyl-CoA epimerase — protein sequence MIQKIEHIGIAVKNINESNALFKKLFGKEHYKIEAVESEGVSTSFFMLGETKIELVAATSETSAISKFIEKKGEGIHHIAYAVDNIEEEMERLKSEGFEFINKEPKDGADNKRICFLHPKSTNGVLVELCEEKH from the coding sequence ATGATACAAAAAATTGAACACATCGGAATTGCTGTAAAAAATATTAATGAGAGCAATGCCTTATTTAAGAAACTTTTTGGCAAAGAGCATTATAAAATCGAAGCCGTGGAAAGTGAAGGTGTGAGCACGTCTTTTTTTATGCTGGGAGAAACAAAAATTGAATTGGTTGCCGCGACCAGTGAAACGAGCGCCATTTCAAAATTTATTGAAAAAAAGGGCGAGGGCATTCATCATATTGCTTATGCCGTAGATAATATTGAAGAAGAAATGGAACGCTTAAAGTCTGAAGGGTTCGAATTTATAAATAAAGAGCCAAAAGACGGGGCGGACAATAAACGTATTTGTTTTTTGCATCCGAAATCTACCAACGGTGTTCTTGTGGAACTGTGTGAAGAGAAACACTAG
- a CDS encoding 2-hydroxymuconic semialdehyde dehydrogenase codes for MQYIKNYINGQLIEPVSKSYLDNYNPSTGKVYSYIPDSDEKDVDLAYAAANAAFKEWSITPKDKRSQYLLKIAALIEKNLDKLALAESSDNGKPLKLAKSVDIPRAAANFHFYGTGILHYASHAHSMEDSAINYTLRQPVGVAGCISPWNLPLYLFSWKIAPALAAGCTVVAKPSEITPMTAYLLSEICIEAGLPAGVLNIVHGLGGKVGNAIVSHKDIPLISFTGGTVTGKQIASIAAPMFKKLSLELGGKNPNIIFADCDYDKMLSMTLNSSFANQGQICLCGSRIFVERSIYEKFKTDFVAKTKAMIIGDPLDEKTRIGAVVSKPHQEKVLSYVELAKQEGGTVLCGGKKFTAPGNLSEGYYIEPTIIEGLSYDCRTNQEEIFGPVVTITPFDTEDEALMMANSTIYGLASIVWTENLTRAHRLANSLHAGIVWINCWLLRDLRTPFGGVKASGVGREGGFEALDFFTEPKNVCIKL; via the coding sequence ATGCAGTACATAAAAAATTACATTAACGGTCAACTTATAGAACCCGTTTCTAAATCCTATTTAGATAATTATAATCCTTCTACCGGCAAAGTCTATTCTTACATTCCTGATAGTGATGAAAAAGATGTAGACTTAGCTTATGCCGCTGCTAATGCGGCTTTTAAAGAATGGAGCATTACACCAAAAGATAAGCGTTCGCAATATTTATTAAAGATTGCTGCACTTATCGAAAAAAATCTTGATAAACTCGCGCTTGCTGAAAGTAGTGATAATGGCAAACCGCTGAAACTCGCAAAATCTGTAGATATTCCAAGAGCAGCTGCTAATTTTCATTTTTATGGAACAGGCATTTTGCATTACGCTTCACATGCGCATAGCATGGAAGACTCTGCAATAAATTATACTTTACGTCAACCTGTTGGTGTTGCCGGTTGCATATCTCCCTGGAATTTGCCTTTGTATTTATTTAGCTGGAAGATAGCACCCGCGCTTGCAGCAGGGTGTACCGTAGTTGCAAAGCCTTCGGAAATTACCCCAATGACCGCCTATTTGCTTTCAGAAATTTGTATTGAAGCCGGCTTACCTGCCGGTGTATTAAATATAGTGCATGGCTTAGGTGGCAAGGTTGGAAATGCCATTGTAAGTCATAAAGATATTCCGCTTATTTCTTTTACCGGTGGCACGGTTACCGGAAAACAGATCGCATCTATTGCGGCTCCGATGTTTAAAAAATTATCCTTAGAGCTTGGCGGAAAAAATCCAAACATCATTTTCGCCGATTGCGATTATGATAAAATGTTAAGCATGACTTTGAATTCGTCTTTCGCTAACCAGGGACAAATTTGCCTTTGCGGTTCACGCATTTTTGTGGAAAGAAGTATTTACGAAAAATTTAAAACCGATTTTGTTGCTAAAACCAAGGCTATGATCATCGGTGATCCTTTAGATGAGAAGACGCGGATTGGCGCCGTAGTTTCTAAGCCACACCAGGAAAAAGTTTTAAGCTATGTAGAACTCGCCAAACAAGAAGGAGGCACGGTGCTTTGCGGCGGAAAGAAATTCACAGCGCCAGGAAACCTGTCAGAGGGATATTACATTGAACCCACCATTATTGAAGGTTTGAGCTACGATTGCAGAACGAATCAGGAAGAAATTTTTGGGCCTGTAGTAACTATAACACCCTTTGACACAGAAGACGAAGCTTTGATGATGGCCAACTCTACCATTTACGGACTTGCAAGTATTGTGTGGACGGAAAATTTAACCCGCGCGCATCGCCTGGCAAATTCGCTTCATGCCGGCATTGTGTGGATAAATTGCTGGTTGCTGCGTGATCTGCGCACACCTTTTGGCGGCGTAAAAGCCAGTGGTGTTGGTCGTGAAGGAGGTTTTGAAGCGCTTGACTTTTTTACTGAACCTAAGAATGTCTGCATTAAATTATAA
- a CDS encoding aminoacetone oxidase family FAD-binding enzyme, whose amino-acid sequence MKTKISIVGGGACALMLGCELDPEKFEVTLYEKNAALGRKFLVAGEGGLNLTHSENTANFIKRYTPYGFFEEAFSHFSNEELRTWFKNLGIETYVGSSGRVFPLTGTKPIEVLNKLLERLKKNKVFVLTKHTLLDFTKDKELVFETNGIKKTIKSDLVIFCMGGASWPVTGSTGNWDELLKSHAIKINPFQASNSSFKIEWPQQLIAKLEGKVLKNISITCQTKTQMGEVVLTRFGIEGSGIYPFSPDIRLLLEQKGKAEICIDLKPSFSLEKIIEKLKQKPEKINLTEYLKTNLHLSDIQVVLIKNFLSKEDYLDVSSLATRIKQFTLSVTAMGPIEDAISTVGGVDLSEISADFELKKIPRHFVVGEMLDYDAPTGGYLLQSCFSMACFLAKRINLSHF is encoded by the coding sequence GTGAAAACAAAAATCTCTATAGTGGGCGGCGGCGCATGCGCTCTCATGCTTGGCTGCGAATTGGATCCCGAAAAATTTGAAGTAACACTTTACGAAAAAAATGCCGCGCTCGGAAGAAAATTTTTGGTGGCAGGCGAAGGTGGATTAAATCTGACACATTCTGAAAACACAGCAAATTTCATCAAACGCTACACTCCGTATGGTTTTTTTGAAGAAGCATTCTCACACTTCTCTAATGAAGAACTTAGAACGTGGTTTAAAAATCTCGGTATTGAAACCTATGTTGGGAGCAGTGGTCGCGTGTTTCCTCTAACTGGAACGAAGCCTATTGAAGTCTTGAATAAACTACTGGAGCGTCTTAAAAAAAACAAAGTTTTTGTCTTAACAAAACATACTTTGCTTGATTTCACGAAAGATAAAGAACTTGTTTTTGAAACAAATGGAATAAAAAAAACGATTAAAAGCGATCTGGTAATTTTTTGCATGGGCGGTGCCAGCTGGCCTGTAACAGGAAGCACGGGCAACTGGGATGAACTTTTAAAAAGCCACGCAATCAAAATAAATCCTTTCCAGGCAAGCAATTCATCTTTTAAAATCGAATGGCCGCAGCAATTAATTGCTAAACTGGAAGGCAAAGTTTTAAAAAATATTTCCATTACATGTCAAACTAAAACACAAATGGGAGAGGTGGTTTTAACACGGTTTGGTATCGAAGGAAGTGGCATTTATCCTTTTAGTCCCGACATTCGATTGCTACTGGAGCAGAAGGGCAAAGCAGAAATATGCATAGATTTAAAACCTTCTTTTTCTTTAGAAAAGATCATAGAAAAATTAAAGCAAAAACCCGAAAAGATAAATCTGACCGAATATTTAAAAACAAACCTTCATCTCAGTGACATACAAGTGGTTCTTATTAAGAATTTTTTATCTAAAGAAGACTACCTGGATGTGAGTTCTCTTGCCACTCGTATAAAACAATTTACACTCTCTGTAACGGCAATGGGCCCTATCGAAGACGCTATTTCTACTGTAGGTGGGGTAGATCTTTCAGAAATTAGTGCAGATTTTGAATTAAAAAAAATTCCACGGCATTTTGTTGTGGGCGAGATGCTTGATTACGACGCGCCTACAGGTGGTTACTTATTGCAATCTTGTTTCAGTATGGCCTGTTTTTTAGCAAAGCGTATAAATTTAAGTCATTTTTAA
- a CDS encoding enoyl-CoA hydratase — protein MKNSVLVITINRPDKLNALNKQTIEELHEALVEAENQEDIRAIIITGSGQKAFVAGADIAEFANFSVTEGKQLSSLGHFKVFNFIENYSKPIIAAVNGFALGGGLELAMACHLRVVSDNAKMGLPEVSLGLIPGYGGTQRLAQLLGKGKAFEMIVTADMINAQDAYKWGLANYVTTQEDLLTKCFEITSKIATKSPTAIKTAIKVINAGYNNNLNGYEVEIEEFGKAFGTKDFKEGVSAFMEKRKADFKGE, from the coding sequence ATGAAAAACAGCGTGTTGGTTATTACAATCAACCGACCTGATAAATTAAATGCGTTAAATAAACAAACCATAGAAGAGCTTCACGAAGCCCTGGTTGAAGCAGAGAACCAGGAGGATATCCGCGCGATCATTATTACTGGTTCAGGACAAAAAGCTTTTGTGGCAGGCGCTGATATTGCGGAGTTTGCAAACTTTTCGGTTACAGAAGGAAAACAATTAAGCTCTTTAGGGCATTTTAAAGTATTTAATTTTATAGAAAACTATAGCAAACCCATCATTGCTGCTGTAAATGGCTTCGCGCTGGGTGGTGGTTTGGAGCTTGCAATGGCTTGTCATTTAAGAGTTGTAAGCGATAACGCTAAAATGGGTTTACCGGAAGTGAGTCTTGGGTTAATTCCGGGATATGGCGGAACACAACGTTTAGCCCAACTATTAGGAAAAGGAAAAGCTTTTGAGATGATTGTCACAGCAGATATGATCAATGCTCAGGATGCTTATAAATGGGGACTTGCCAACTATGTAACTACCCAGGAAGACTTATTAACTAAGTGTTTCGAAATTACTTCTAAAATCGCGACTAAAAGTCCAACGGCCATTAAAACAGCCATCAAAGTAATAAATGCCGGTTACAATAATAACCTCAACGGTTACGAAGTAGAAATTGAAGAATTTGGCAAAGCTTTCGGCACAAAGGATTTTAAAGAAGGTGTAAGTGCCTTTATGGAAAAACGAAAAGCAGATTTCAAAGGAGAATAG
- a CDS encoding Asp-tRNA(Asn)/Glu-tRNA(Gln) amidotransferase GatCAB subunit C, protein MANKIDIKTVDEIAHLARLEFDETSKPEIMNDINRMLSFVDKLNELDTTHVEPLIYMTNEKNILRADIPETTLTQKEALKNAPKKDSDYFKAPKVIEQNR, encoded by the coding sequence ATGGCAAATAAGATTGACATAAAAACAGTAGACGAGATTGCGCATCTGGCGCGTTTAGAATTTGATGAGACTTCGAAACCGGAGATCATGAACGATATTAACCGTATGCTGAGTTTTGTAGACAAACTAAATGAACTGGATACAACTCATGTAGAACCTTTGATCTACATGACTAATGAGAAAAATATCCTTCGTGCGGATATTCCTGAAACAACCCTCACTCAAAAAGAGGCTTTAAAAAACGCTCCAAAAAAAGACAGCGATTATTTTAAAGCACCGAAAGTGATAGAGCAAAATCGCTAA